One Sphingopyxis macrogoltabida genomic region harbors:
- a CDS encoding class I adenylate-forming enzyme family protein, with protein sequence MSTHRNILASLLSWELDLTCMAVLKGRTKSKKNGSKAYTDSTLLGMPLFHVNGLLAVLLASYRKQRKVVAMYKWDPMRAVELVEREKIISFVGTPAMTGDIMLAAQDTGHDVGSLLAVGGGGAARAESQVKGLDDTFKNAKPGTAWGMTETNSIGTSIVGDDYLSRPSSSGRVSAVLELGVVDDGGNFLPSGERGELLIRGTSVIHKYWERPDSIDDFLEDGWFRTGDIAYIDKEGFLYVVDRLKQIIIRGGENIGCSEVESALAGYPSIIEACVYGVPDERLGEEVAATIYADNQVDVAALQESLKSKLANFKIPKYVRISETPLARIASGKIDKKSIQKEHVLELDTKKT encoded by the coding sequence GTGTCCACCCATCGAAATATCCTCGCCTCATTACTGTCATGGGAACTTGATTTAACTTGCATGGCGGTTTTGAAAGGCAGGACGAAATCTAAAAAAAATGGCAGCAAAGCGTATACCGATTCGACGCTATTAGGGATGCCGCTATTTCATGTGAATGGTTTATTGGCAGTCTTACTAGCCAGTTACCGTAAACAGCGAAAAGTGGTTGCCATGTACAAATGGGATCCCATGCGCGCGGTTGAGCTGGTTGAACGCGAGAAAATAATCAGCTTTGTCGGCACTCCGGCCATGACGGGAGATATCATGCTGGCTGCCCAAGACACTGGTCATGATGTCGGAAGTTTGTTGGCCGTTGGCGGGGGCGGTGCTGCGCGCGCTGAATCGCAGGTCAAGGGCCTTGATGACACATTCAAAAATGCTAAGCCTGGTACCGCCTGGGGTATGACCGAGACCAATTCCATCGGCACATCTATCGTAGGCGATGATTATCTGAGCAGGCCATCGAGTTCCGGTCGCGTCAGCGCGGTTCTTGAATTGGGGGTGGTTGATGATGGCGGAAATTTTCTTCCATCAGGAGAGCGCGGAGAATTATTGATCCGAGGCACTTCAGTTATTCACAAATATTGGGAACGCCCAGACTCCATTGATGATTTTCTAGAAGATGGTTGGTTCCGAACTGGAGATATCGCATATATTGATAAAGAGGGCTTCTTGTATGTCGTCGACCGACTGAAACAGATCATAATTCGCGGTGGCGAAAACATTGGTTGTAGCGAAGTAGAGTCAGCTTTGGCAGGTTATCCGTCTATCATTGAAGCGTGTGTTTATGGTGTGCCTGATGAGAGGCTCGGCGAAGAAGTTGCGGCCACGATATACGCTGACAATCAGGTAGATGTTGCGGCATTGCAAGAAAGTTTGAAAAGCAAGCTCGCCAATTTCAAGATCCCGAAATATGTCCGGATTTCGGAGACCCCTCTGGCCAGAATTGCATCTGGAAAAATCGACAAGAAATCGATCCAGAAAGAGCATGTTCTCGAATTGGATACCAAAAAGACTTAG